The Pecten maximus chromosome 17, xPecMax1.1, whole genome shotgun sequence DNA segment AAGATAATtttttcaacagaaaaaaaaatcatttttacgGAAATAACTGTACGTTTTCTCATGTAAACATTCAGTTACTCGGTTTAACCtctgacgtcatagactgaagagttccaaatcagcgtgactgaccgatacgctgattagcagtcgaccgaATTTGATTCTCCCGTGAAAATTGCATTTCTTTCACTTTGTCGTCGTCAATAAACCGCAAGATAAATCTGATTTGTTTCGTTTTCGACTTCAAGCTGTTTCAAaacattatttctatatatatataactagaaCTTCGTAAGTCATAGTGAccacataaaatattttattggtCAAAGGTAAAAACTAGCGTTTCGTAAAAATTGTATTTCTGTCACTTTGCCATCGTCAATAAACagaagatatagaggatatctaacagtgtcttcagtaataccaaatatatttcactcgtgtggctaatattttgataattttttcaCTCGTGcgcactagtgaaaaatatcacttttatagaatgaattatttttgatttttcactggtaaaaatgtaacaaaatcttatatttgttttgtttttgacttAATGCTATTTCAAAACATCATATATGCTATTAGAATTCCGTTAGTCATCGCGACCCCATGAAACATTTTATGTGTCAAAGGTAAAAAGTCGACAAACTAGCGCTGCTGATGTATCTCATGGGACCTCAACTGTTTGGGATCAGTCTGCCCTCATATGGTAAAAGTTAGTCACGATTTAGTTTTTTAAGCTTTAATTTTTCGAGAAAcattatgtaaaataatgaCATCTCCATAACTTTTCAAACACCCCTTACAAGACGTGTCCTGTCTCTAGTGTAGACgttatgtatatagtgtatgtcCGCTATGGATGACAGGagtataaacatattttattgccttttCTTTCATAGCAAGGGGATTTGGCAAAAGTAATACAATTAAGTATAGAAATAATACTAGAATCATAGACATTTACGCTTATCGATCATGTCTTtcaaaaataatagaaaaaatatagaACTCTGTTTATCAAAGATTAAAAGCCCTTCTTTGCATTAATATCCCTTGTTATTAAAATCAAGTTAACGATTTTGTTGGTATCAAAATTTAATACAAAGGAATTTTCTGATATCTAAATCAAATGAAGATTTAATATGATGTAAAGTTTCCCAGATGAAagtgtcttttttttcttttttcttttttttttaaatacaagaGAATTGTTTAAGTCACATTTGGTGTATGGATATCAATGTATGAGTCACCAGTGGACAGAAcaataacatgtacaatatgtagttTAATTTAGATTACTAATCCATGAAACAATCCCAAGTTGGCAAATTATGCTCAATAATATCTTACGTTTTTTTCTCGTAATTTCggcaaaatgtttttttaatgatttttcatGTTATTTCGATGTTCCCATGGtgagcgggctgaagttagcagtgGATTCgttataaaaattcaaattatgaATCCGCTGCCAATAACGAACCCGCCgccagcagcggattcgttattcgaatccccaataacgaatcAACTGCTAACTTCAGCCAGCCATGGtgctaatatttgttttgttttgttttgttttgtttgtttgtttgttttgttctaAACAGATTATCCAAATTCATAAAGgatgttttctgtgtttgtgatgtaaaatgtaattgaaattgaaaGTATTGCTCACGCTCGATTTTGAAAAATTTGCATTTCGTTCTAGTTACCACGTTATGACAGGTTTGAttcttttttccatttttttttatttgtgtatatttttgaaGCAATATTAACCTTTCGTATTTGTATCAGGAATGCTCGTCTTTTACAGTAAAAGGTAGAttgtaagttttattttttgccgttctgaaatataacaaaatatgatagTTAACATATGACAATATACAAtggaaataatacaatataaatcaACTTTTTACATGACGTAATTAATCTTATCAAAGTTATATTTAGTCAACTGTGACCTTTTGTTACGTCATATTGTATTTCTGGGTAATTACCAATAATTCTAATTAATGTACATGATCATATGTTACATCAACGATCTAACTAACGAGTATTACTAAAAGACGAACGTATGTCCAGGTGGAAAACTTCTTAGTACAGTTCGAGATTAACTATTCCCTTCGACAAAAGATGTTCAAGTTCATCCTAGGGGGACGTCATTTACATACTCTCCTTGATGAATAACATTGGAATACATCCCTTTGGTGAATGatttaataaaattaatatattatcgATATCTGTCAAAGGTAGCTATATTCCGAAGCTCTGTCACCATAGCAACCGTCTGCTTTCAATAGGATACCATATATCGGAACGTCTCGGTGTTCTAGGTACAGTTATTACTGTATAACTGAACGTACCCCCTATTTATTTCCATTCTAAgacattttttcaaatattgccACATTAAGTTCTTTTCCAAATACATATTTCTTTTCGCCTGGTATGGACTGGCGGTCATTTATCCCCTCTAGTCAATCACTTATGTTCTTATTAACATGAATATTTCCGAAAACCGATACAGTGACGTCACTAAAAGAATCAAATCTTTTAAGTTAAAATCACGGAGTTCGCTACTGTTGTTGTTGGAGGCAACAGGGGTTTGCTAGTTTTTGTCGAAGCTGCAATAGTAGTAATGGTTGTTGAAACACCCTCTTCAATTTCCATTTCTAATTCCCCTTCAGGTGCTTGCTTACTCGTACCGCCATTAGCGGCATTTCCACTTCCGGTTCCTGCCCCAGTTCCGGTTCCCGACCCAGTGCCctgtttattatttgttttaacagTGTTGGCATTGTTTACGGCATTGGTTTGTTTACCCTTGCTTATTGTTATACTAGATATTTCTTTACCGTTCTGATCCACGCGCGAGTACTGAATTACACCGCCCGACCTGACTAACACAGGTGTCCCATACCCGCTCGGAGATACCTTGATCTCGGTGGTAGCCGTTTGTGGAGTCCTCGATTGACCGACTTCCGGTGCCTGCTGTTTTATTGTAACTCTACGCCTGGGAGCCCGTATGACTTGTCTAGGGGCCGTTACAATTACTTCCGGGACTATATCGAGTTCGGAGTTGATTAAAAACCTTGACAGTTGAGGCGTCCCCTCCTGTCCGTTCACAGACGACAACACTGAGTTGGCTAATTTGACAGACGCGATTTTCGAAGCCAGTCCTATAATATTATCAATGTCCATGTTTTCCAAACCACCGTCCAATGGATCTCCTATTATTCGGATCTGGCGTTGGCGTGGCggttgttgctgctgctgctgctgagtATTTTGGAAACGTCTACGATGCATGTTAAAACGGGAAGGAGATACAATAATACGTCGGCCATTTTGAACCACTACTCGTTTTCCACTGTTAGAAATGCCTCTCGGAATACCTCCATTCCTTCGCCTGATATTGGACTGCATACCCGAGGATACATGAAAGGAGGGATTTCCACCGCCTCCTCCGCGATGTGATGTTTGTTGCATTATATTTTGTCCGTTTTGGAACCTCCCTGAATTTCTATTATTAAATCGTGCCAATTGGTGAGTATTTTGTCCACTGTTAAATTGTCTATTTTTCATTCCCATACTTCCGTCTGACATCTTGTCTTTAGAAAATCCATTTCCTGTGTTGCCCTTACTATTCCAAACTTTCCCATTTTGATGCTGGTTGTTACTCGAAATAGCTACACCGCGACCGTTTGATGATCCTGGCGATGACATTTGTCTGATGTTAGAGGATCTTGAAGTCCCGCCTCTACTTTTAGATGAAACAGATCGCGAATTCGCCGGATACTCCTCTTACGGCTACAGTCTGACCCCGTACCGGTCTTGTGTTTGGGTTGACAGTGTTAATATTATTTCGAACCGTTCCAGCTGCTGAACCCCGACCCGTGTTCTGGTTCTTACTCTGAATCACACCAGTTGCCGTCGCCATCTTGGTTTTTACATTCGTCTTCCTGGGCATATGTTGGACACGATTTTCGCCACCCGATTTACTAATAGCGCTACTAGCTCCATTACCGCTTACGGCCTTATTCTGCCGAACTCTGGTAACGCTAGCTGGTCGTCCAACAAACTTTCTGTGTACGTTGATTACTTTATTGATAACATTTCCCACACCAGATCGAATTCTTCCAGCCGACATGTTTTTACGCGTGGTTTTCATATGTTGTTTACCTTTCGCTTGCCTTGAAATCAAATTAGATTTCCTTGTCACGTGGTTTCCTGCCGACGACGGTCGACTTTTCTGTTTTAGATTATTTCCGAATGGAAGCACTTTCCGAAGCCCTTTCCGTAAGTTGTCTCCGATAGCTTTGCTTTCCTTGGCGCCTAAGACGCCTCCTATTCCGACGGACTTTCCATTCGTAATGCCAGCAATGTGAGTATTGCGGTTACTTGCATGAATTGTCTGAATAGAGTTACCTCCCGTGTTTAGATGTCTCACTGTCGTTCTGTTGAACCGAGGATTTCTCACATCAACCTGAAAATACgaaaataaatagtaaataaaaCTGTCTTACTAAATATGTAATTCAAACTTTCTGACATATGATTTATAATAAGCAAAATATAAGGACGCAAAAAAAAGCAACGGGGACAAGGATGAGGGTTAGATATAGCGGTATATAAGAAATCAATAAAAGTATATAGGGAAAACGTTAACTATATCAAACTTAATTCTACTCTTTGAAAGTAGGTTATATTTCTATGGGACATGAGTGTACTCTAAGTAAACCGCAAGATGTCTAGGATGTATGGTGACTTATatgtgccatttcgttatttcgttaTTTCGAAAAGACGATGATCTTCTCTCTGTCGCTCCGCGGATGAGAGTGCATGTCGGTATTTTGTGTTACAGCTTGAATATTGAAGTCAATCCTTATAATCTTATTTACTATACCACTCTGGACATCAACTTTAATTGACGAACTCTTTTGCCTTAGAAATTATTACGCCGATGTATCTGCCAATCAAATACGTCGACACAAACGGCGACGTGTGCTTTTTTTACCTAACGAGTTAATATAAAAGTATAAACCAATGAACATGCCTGGTGCAAATAATTATTCTGCATTAAAGCATGCTAATTTAGCAAATCTGTTGAATAATCTTTtgattttaattcattaaaacGAGTTGGAGGGCTAAACAGAAGGGGACTAACCCCGAAATATGGCGGTGTATTAGAAACCGTTTGAGATTTTTGTTCCTATTGCCCGAAAAGAAAATGTTTGgtacacataaaacaacaacaacaacaacaaacaaataaaatcaccAGTGAAGTACGTCATAAGAAtgaagaccaggtgtttcggaagagtaagcgtATTCTGCTTCAACTCTGATACGCACAAAAATCAAGATAAAGTCGGGGATAAGTCACATTTTCAATACAGGAACTAAACAGGTGTCAATTGAACTATCAGACAAGAAGCATTGGACAGGTCGGACATTACCTCACTCAAGGTAATATATCTTTTCTGAATGAGATGTCGACATAATTCCCGTAAGACACCTTCTCTCGAATCctgatattgatacaaatgtattgtaaaaCTTCTGGCCCTCTGCCTGTTGTTTAGTTCCTTATTACCACTAAGAGTTCACGTTGTCTGAATGTCCTCACTTCCCCCAACAGTTACTTGGCGACATTCATGATGATTTGGTGTAATTATAGCTAACAAGTACCTCCTACACATCTGTTTTTACCATCATTACTAGTaacatagctatatatatacttatataaatagatacattaCACGTGCTCTTAAAATAAACATCCCTGACGAGTCCTAGGCGGTATGATGGTTTTATACAGTTTTTCGTTGTCCTGTACTGTATCTTattctaaattatttttttaaacttgcaCACTGTGTTGTTTTGTATAATCCGTACTGTCATAACCTTGCCTTTGTTTTTCCCTGGGTAATACTGTCTCTATCCAAGTAGGGGTCGAAAATCACATGCAATTATCCCAGAGATCTGAACATTTGTTAATAACTTCTCGTCAGTAGAGGTCGTGGCAGTTCATATAACAACTGTAGGCATTTTTCGTCAATGTATTTCCAAAGTTCCCGAGATAGCTTAGCCGGTTAGGGCGCCGACCAAATAACCTCAGGGGAAGAGCTGAGATGCTCGCTTCCTATCAGTGCCGGTATAAGTTTCACTGGACATTTAAAAACGGGTCAGTCTGTATTGTCGAGGTTATGTCATCGGGCAAGATGCTTTACCCGTATTGCTCTGAATGATATGCGACGGGCGTCTCATATGTTGTTCAGGAAGATACTTACCAACTGCCACAAGGAGACCCTACAAAATTGTAGACTCCAAACATTCCTACGAAATTCTTGTCAAGGTCAGCAAATTATAAATCCTTAGTTCTTGATTAAGGGTTAATGAGTCTTTAAAGTCCTAAATGTACCAAATGCATTATCTGTCTAGGAAACTGAgcctttgtttatatattttaaagccTGTGTATGCCCTTTTGATTTTCCTAATATCTATTCTGGGTCACACAGGTTTGGCCCCTCGCCTTATTTGAAAGACCTAGAATGACGAAGCAAATATGGTGCAGATGTATATACATCGTTTGGATTgtactgagagagagagagagagagagagagagagagagagagagagagaaaattGTGACTGCTTCGTGGTAAGatcttttaattatttgtt contains these protein-coding regions:
- the LOC117314903 gene encoding uncharacterized protein LOC117314903; the protein is MSSPGSSNGRGVAISSNNQHQNGKVWNSKGNTGNGFSKDKMSDGSMGMKNRQFNSGQNTHQLARFNNRNSGRFQNGQNIMQQTSHRGGGGGNPSFHVSSGMQSNIRRRNGGIPRGISNSGKRVVVQNGRRIIVSPSRFNMHRRRFQNTQQQQQQQPPRQRQIRIIGDPLDGGLENMDIDNIIGLASKIASVKLANSVLSSVNGQEGTPQLSRFLINSELDIVPEVIVTAPRQVIRAPRRRVTIKQQAPEVGQSRTPQTATTEIKVSPSGYGTPVLVRSGGVIQYSRVDQNGKEISSITISKGKQTNAVNNANTVKTNNKQGTGSGTGTGAGTGSGNAANGGTSKQAPEGELEMEIEEGVSTTITTIAASTKTSKPLLPPTTTVANSVILT